In Lates calcarifer isolate ASB-BC8 linkage group LG21, TLL_Latcal_v3, whole genome shotgun sequence, a single window of DNA contains:
- the scg2a gene encoding secretogranin-2, with product MPSLSETSTTTKHFLICFTNLPLILLFLSSSGVHGVPLREHRLRGSESDSQRGNVHQTPNVDMLKALEYIENLRQRTGTDSQQHNPLSAGYDASHMDDAEKLRAMLRLASNPVQSKDEDEEEGREDKSEELLQAVLSTLQQTEKASKPESLRPSAQGEGMKDSVYPRVQQKQHNVMLHKKLPLMFEDEEEGEGGEEEEHEGPDMERESHFKRTNENVEEKYTPQNLATLQSVFDELDKLTSGKTTHKRQDEDDDMEDDDEEEDDDMFDVRNVAYDDVGGDLALDWGPLQEQGEEERDNKHEVDRGLDYLNDNDEEDDEEDEEEDDESYPVKRSKDPDDVANLVDYYLLKVLEKTEEEEQKREIEEEEEEEEKRAERRVAQTQYRDNILPQTIYEFIQISQKYQIPPEDLMDMLKTGELTIQDKSRKGNKLASAQNKLSQISSKKIHKIPEAKFYNRRLPDSQKSPEELRTEEILNILGLGGTEDRAPVRKQKQYKSLLSRLHTQPLGRSGESSPTQRRLPSTLKDDYDNTMDEDELTAYLAAQMPAQYLNPVYSSNNNKASQKRDEAGQSITSSFEQAIQDYFDQLDSDKSPNEKRQSEDGERSGGTQMQGFENEAVMKLLSYLNPETEESDTDSKTAQGI from the coding sequence ATGCCGTCACTCTCTGAGACCTCCACAACAACCAAACACTTCCTCATCTGTTTTACCAACCTCCCCTtaatcctcctcttcctcagttcCTCTGGTGTTCACGGGGTGCCACTCAGAGAGCACAGACTGCGGGGAAGTGAATCAGACTCCCAGAGAGGAAATGTCCACCAGACTCCTAATGTTGACATGCTCAAAGCCTTGGAGTACATTGAGAACCTCCGTCAGAGAACCGGCACAGACTCCCAGCAGCACaatcctctctctgcagggtACGATGCCAGCCACATGGATGACGCTGAGAAGCTGCGTGCGATGCTGAGACTGGCATCTAATCCCGTGCAGAGtaaagatgaggatgaggaggagggaagggaggatAAGAGTGAAGAGCTGCTCCAGGCCGTGCTCAGCACCCTCCAGCAGACGGAAAAGGCCTCCAAGCCAGAGTCACTTCGCCCCAGCGCACAGGGAGAAGGCATGAAGGACAGCGTGTATCCCAGGGTGCAGCAGAAGCAACACAACGTCATGCTCCACAAGAAACTGCCTCTCATGtttgaggatgaggaagagggcgagggaggtgaggaagaggagcacGAGGGGCCAGATATGGAGCGCGAGAGCCACTTCAAACGCACCAATGAGAACGTGGAGGAGAAGTATACACCTCAGAATCTGGCAACGCTGCAATCTGTGTTCGACGAACTGGACAAGCTGACAAGTGGGAAGACCACGCATAAACGGCAAGATGAGGACGATGACATGGAAGACGACGATGAGGAAGAAGACGATGATATGTTTGATGTCAGGAATGTGGCATACGATGATGTAGGCGGGGATCTCGCACTCGACTGGGGCCCGCTCCAAGAAcagggggaagaggagagggacaaCAAACATGAGGTTGACCGGGGGCTTGATTATCTCAATGACAATGATGAAGAGGACgatgaggaagatgaagaggaagacgATGAAAGTTACCCAGTCAAGAGGTCAAAAGATCCAGATGATGTTGCCAACCTAGTGGACTATTATCTCCTGAAAGTGCTGGAGAAaactgaggaggaagagcagaaacgagagatagaggaagaggaggaggaggaggagaagagggctGAGAGGAGAGTGGCTCAGACGCAGTACAGAGACAATATACTTCCACAAACCATCTACGAGTTCATTCAGATCTCCCAAAAATACCAGATTCCACCTGAGGACCTGATGGACATGCTCAAAACCGGAGAACTGACAATTCAAGACAAGTCACGAAAGGGCAACAAATTAGCCTCAGCACAAAACAAGCTCTCTCAGATATCCTCAAAGAAGATACACAAGATTCCCGAGGCTAAATTCTACAACAGACGCCTGCCTGACAGTCAAAAATCCCCAGAGGAACTGAGGACAGAAGAAATCCTAAACATCCTGGGGTTAGGGGGAACGGAGGATCGAGCTCCCGTCAGGAAGCAGAAGCAGTACAAAAGCTTGCTGTCACGACTTCACACTCAGCCTCTGGGGCGTTCAGGGGAATCCTCTCCCACTCAACGCCGCCTTCCCAGCACATTAAAGGACGACTATGATAACACCATGGATGAAGATGAACTGACAGCGTATTTAGCGGCTCAGATGCCGGCACAGTATCTGAACCCCGTgtacagcagcaacaacaacaaggcaAGCCAAAAGCGAGACGAAGCTGGGCAGAGCATAACAAGCTCTTTTGAACAGGCCATACAGGACTATTTTGATCAGCTGGACTCAGATAAAAGCCCAAATGAAAAGAGACAGTCTGAGGACGGTGAGAGGAGCGGCGGCACACAAATGCAAGGCTTTGAAAATGAGGCAGTGATGAAACTGCTGAGTTACCTGAACCCAGAAACTGAAGAAAGTGATACTGATAGCAAAACTGCCCAAGGAATATAA
- the ap1s3a gene encoding AP-1 complex subunit sigma-3a: MIRFLLLFSRQGKLRLQKWYTPLTDREKKKVIRDMMMLVLARPPRSCSFLQWKDLKIVSRRYASLYFCAGLEEQDNELLALEVLHRYVELLDKYFGNVCELDIIFNFEKAYFILDEFLMGGEILETSKVAVGVAMEEADTLQETMEEYMSKPAY, translated from the exons ATG ATCCGCTTCCTGTTGCTGTTCAGTCGGCAGGGGAAGCTGCGACTTCAGAAATGGTACACGCCGTTAACAGACcgggagaagaagaaagtgatCCGGGACATGATGATGTTAGTGTTGGCCCGTCCGCCGCGCTCCTGCAGCTTCCTCCAATGGAAGGACCTCAAGATTGTTTCCAGGAG GTACGCAAGCCTTTATTTCTGTGCTGGTCTGGAGGAGCAGGATAATGAGCTGCTGGCCCTCGAAGTGCTGCACAGATATGTTGAACTGTTGGATAAATACTTTGGTAAT GTGTGTGAGTTGGACATCATTTTCAACTTCGAGAAGGCTTACTTCATCCTAGATGAATTTCTGATGGGAGGAGAAATCTTAGAAACCTCCAAAGTAGCTGTGGGTGTAGCTATGGAGGAGGCTGACACACTCCAAGAG ACGATGGAGGAATACATGAGCAAACCTGCCTACTGA
- the dhrs12la gene encoding DHRS-12_like_SDR_c-like domain-containing protein produces MSLYRNSAWFLKGMTEFTRNAFLSTSKRFVEKDLEVSVAGRSFMITGANSGIGKATAMAIAKKGGTIHMVCRNKDKAEEARADIVKETGNKEVYVHILDLSETKKVWEFAEAFKRKYKALNVLINNAGSIMSQRDMNAEGLEKSFATNVLGVYILTKSLIPLLEKSADPRVITVSSGGMLVQKLRTGNLQSDRGRYDGTMVYAQHKRQQVVMTEQLAKTHTNIHFSVMHPGWVDTPAVANAMPDFHRSMKDSLRTPEQGADTVVWLAVSEAATTNPSGCFYQDRKMVSTHLPLAWTHSSPLEEQKLMSLLEDLAKTFQPH; encoded by the exons ATGTCTCTGTACCGCAACTCCGCCTGGTTCCTGAAGGGAATGACCGAGTTCACCAG GAATGCCTTCCTGTCAACCTCCAAGCGGTTTGTAGAGAAGGACCTGGAAGTGTCCGTGGCTGGACGCTCCTTCATGATAACTGGAGCCAACAGTGGCATTGGGAAAGCCACCGCAATGGCCATCGCTAAGAAAG GTGGGACGATCCACATGGTGTGTAGGAACAAGGACAAGGCTGAGGAGGCGAGGGCTGATATTGTAAAGGAGACGGGAAACAAA GAGGTCTATGTCCACATCCTGGACCTGTCTGAGACCAAGAAGGTCTGGGAGTTTGCTGAGGCTTTCAAGAGAAAGTACAAGGCCCTAAATGTGCTG ATCAATAATGCAGGCTCCATCATGAGTCAGAGGGATATGAATGCTGAGGGCCTTGAGAAGAGCTTTGCTACCAATGTCCTTG GGGTTTACATCCTCACCAAGAGTCTCATTCCTTTGCTGGAGAAGAGTGCAGATCCCAGAGTG ATCACCGTGTCATCAGGAGGAATGTTGGTGCAGAAGCTCAGGACGGGAAACCTGCAGTCTGACAGAGGCCGCTACGATGGCACTATGGTCTACGCCCAGCACAAA agGCAGCAGGTGGTGATGACAGAGCAGCTGGCAAAGACTCATACAAACATCCACTTCTCCGTCATGCATCCTGGCTGGGTGGACACTCCAG CGGTGGCCAATGCCATGCCAGACTTCCATCGCTCCATGAAGGACAGTCTGCGAACCCCAGAGCAGGGGGCTGACACCGTGGTGTGGCTGGCTGTCTCTGAGGCTGCAACCACAAACCCAAGTGGATGCTTCTATCAGG aCCGCAAGATGGTGTCCACCCACCTGCCGCTGGCCTGGACCCACAGCTCCCCCCTGGAGGAGCAGAAGTTAATGTCTCTGCTCGAGGACTTGGCCAAGACATTCCAGCCACACTGA
- the wdfy1 gene encoding WD repeat and FYVE domain-containing protein 1 isoform X1 yields the protein MAAEIHSRPQTARPVLLNKIEGHSDAVNAAVLIPKEDGVITVSEDRTIRVWLKRDSGQYWPSIFHTVSSPCSCMSYHHDSRRIFIGQDNGAVVEFLISEDFNKMNHVKTYPAHQNRVSDMVFSLESEWVVSTGHDKSVSWMCTQSGSMLGRHYFTAWASCLQYDHETQHAFVGDYSGQITLLKLEKQTYSTITTLKGHEGSIGALWWDPVQRLLFSGASDHSVIMWDIGGRKGRTLLLQGHHERVQALRYLQLTRQLVSCSADGGIAVWNMDTQREEAPQWLDSDSCQKCEQPFFWNIKQMWDTKTLGLRQHHCRKCGKAVCGKCSSKRSTFPIMGFEFPVRVCDACFDTIKEEDRTPLATFHEGKHNIAHMDMDPSRGLMVTCGSDRIVKIWDMTQVVGCSLATGFSSR from the exons ATGGCTGCGGAGATTCATTCGAGGCCTCAGACCGCCAGACCGGTTCTTTTGAACAAGATCGAAGGACACTCAGACGCTGTCAATGCAGCCGTTTTAATACCAAAAGAAGATGGAGTGATCACGGTCAGCGAGGACAG AACAATCCGGGTATGGCTGAAGAGAGACAGCGGTCAGTACTGGCCAAGTATCTTCCACACAGTCTCCT CTCCGTGCTCTTGCATGTCGTACCACCATGACAGCAGACGCATCTTCATAGGCCAGGACAATGGAGCTGTTGTG GAGTTTCTCATCTCTGAAGATTTCAACAAGATGAACCATGTCAAAACATATCCAG CCCACCAGAACCGTGTGTCAGATATGGTGTTCTCCTTGGAGAGTGAGTGGGTGGTGAGTACTGGCCATGACAAGAGTGTGAGCTGGATGTGCACCCAGAGTGGAAGCATGCTGGGGAGACACTACTTCACCGCCTGGGCCTCCTGCCTACA ATACGATCACGAGACACAGCACGCCTTCGTTGGCGACTACTCAGGACAGATCACGTTGCTAAAACTGGAAAAGCAGACATATTCCACCATCACTACACTAAAGGGTCATGAAG GAAGTATAGGAGCTCTGTGGTGGGACCCTGTCCAGAGGCTGCTGTTCTCAGGGGCCTCTGACCACAGCGTCATCATGTGGGACATTGGGGGCCGCAAGGGACGGACACTATTGTTGCAGGGCCACCA CGAACGTGTTCAGGCCCTGCGTTACCTCCAGCTGACGAGGCAGTTGGTGTCGTGCTCAGCTGACGGAGGCATTGCAGTGTGGAACATGGACACGCAGAGAGAAGAG gcaCCTCAATGGTTAGACAGCGACTCGTGTCAGAAGTGTGAGCAGCCTTTCTTCTGGAACATCAAGCAGATGTGGGACACTAAGACTCTGGGACTCAGACAG CACCACTGCAGGAAGTGCGGCAAAGCTGTGTGTGGGAAATGTAGTTCGAAACGCTCCACATTTCCAATCATGGGCTTCGAGTTCCCTGTGCGGGTGTGTGATGCCTGTTTTGACACCATTAAAGAGGAAGA ccGAACACCGTTGGCCACGTTCCACGAGGGAAAACACAACATCGCCCACATGGACATGGACCCATCCAGAGGCCTGATGGTCACTTGTGGAAGCGATCGCATTGTTAAG atCTGGGATATGACGCAGGTGGTTGGCTGTAGCTTAGCAACAGGCTTCTCTTCGCGCTGA
- the wdfy1 gene encoding WD repeat and FYVE domain-containing protein 1 isoform X2, whose protein sequence is MSYHHDSRRIFIGQDNGAVVEFLISEDFNKMNHVKTYPAHQNRVSDMVFSLESEWVVSTGHDKSVSWMCTQSGSMLGRHYFTAWASCLQYDHETQHAFVGDYSGQITLLKLEKQTYSTITTLKGHEGSIGALWWDPVQRLLFSGASDHSVIMWDIGGRKGRTLLLQGHHERVQALRYLQLTRQLVSCSADGGIAVWNMDTQREEAPQWLDSDSCQKCEQPFFWNIKQMWDTKTLGLRQHHCRKCGKAVCGKCSSKRSTFPIMGFEFPVRVCDACFDTIKEEDRTPLATFHEGKHNIAHMDMDPSRGLMVTCGSDRIVKIWDMTQVVGCSLATGFSSR, encoded by the exons ATGTCGTACCACCATGACAGCAGACGCATCTTCATAGGCCAGGACAATGGAGCTGTTGTG GAGTTTCTCATCTCTGAAGATTTCAACAAGATGAACCATGTCAAAACATATCCAG CCCACCAGAACCGTGTGTCAGATATGGTGTTCTCCTTGGAGAGTGAGTGGGTGGTGAGTACTGGCCATGACAAGAGTGTGAGCTGGATGTGCACCCAGAGTGGAAGCATGCTGGGGAGACACTACTTCACCGCCTGGGCCTCCTGCCTACA ATACGATCACGAGACACAGCACGCCTTCGTTGGCGACTACTCAGGACAGATCACGTTGCTAAAACTGGAAAAGCAGACATATTCCACCATCACTACACTAAAGGGTCATGAAG GAAGTATAGGAGCTCTGTGGTGGGACCCTGTCCAGAGGCTGCTGTTCTCAGGGGCCTCTGACCACAGCGTCATCATGTGGGACATTGGGGGCCGCAAGGGACGGACACTATTGTTGCAGGGCCACCA CGAACGTGTTCAGGCCCTGCGTTACCTCCAGCTGACGAGGCAGTTGGTGTCGTGCTCAGCTGACGGAGGCATTGCAGTGTGGAACATGGACACGCAGAGAGAAGAG gcaCCTCAATGGTTAGACAGCGACTCGTGTCAGAAGTGTGAGCAGCCTTTCTTCTGGAACATCAAGCAGATGTGGGACACTAAGACTCTGGGACTCAGACAG CACCACTGCAGGAAGTGCGGCAAAGCTGTGTGTGGGAAATGTAGTTCGAAACGCTCCACATTTCCAATCATGGGCTTCGAGTTCCCTGTGCGGGTGTGTGATGCCTGTTTTGACACCATTAAAGAGGAAGA ccGAACACCGTTGGCCACGTTCCACGAGGGAAAACACAACATCGCCCACATGGACATGGACCCATCCAGAGGCCTGATGGTCACTTGTGGAAGCGATCGCATTGTTAAG atCTGGGATATGACGCAGGTGGTTGGCTGTAGCTTAGCAACAGGCTTCTCTTCGCGCTGA